In the Populus trichocarpa isolate Nisqually-1 chromosome 1, P.trichocarpa_v4.1, whole genome shotgun sequence genome, one interval contains:
- the LOC7472768 gene encoding glutamate--cysteine ligase, chloroplastic: MTLVAQAGPSSSILKEISRCKAAQNVVIAMARSTDASKLKETPPRFSSLSCNSSKTPQILSSESLSVGMKRGHRVVVAASPPTEDAVIATEPLTKEDLIGYLASGCKPKENWRIGTEHEKFGFEIGTLRPMKYEQIAGLLHGIAERFDWDRIMEGDNIIGLQQGKQSISLEPGGQFELSGAPVETLHQTCAEVNSHLYQVKAVAEEMGIGFLGIGFQPKWGLKDIPVMPKGRYDIMRNYMPKVGSLGLDMMFRTCTVQVNLDFISEADMIRKFRAGLALQPIATALFANSPFTEGKPNGYLSLRSHIWTDTDNNRAGMLPFVFNDTFGFEQYVDYALDVPMYFVYRKKKYIDCTGMSFRDFLAGKLPCIPGELPTLNDWENHLTTIFPEVRLKRYLEMRGADGGPWRRLCALPAFWVGLLYDEDSLQSVLDMTADWTSEERQMLRNKVPKTGLKTPFRGGLLRHVAEEVLKLAKDGLERRGFKEVGFLNAVSDVVSTGVTPAEKLLELYHGKWGRSIDPVFEELLY; encoded by the exons ATGACGCTGGTTGCCCAGGCTGGTCCATCATCCTCTATACTTAAGGAGATAAGCCGCTGTAAAGCTGCACAAAATGTGGTTATTGCTATGGCTAGAAGCACTGATGCATCTAAGCTAAAGGAAACTCCTCCCAGATTCTCTTCATTGTCATGTAATTCTAGCAAGACACCTCAGATTCTGAGTTCAGAGAGTCTGTCAGTAGGAATGAAGAGAGGGCATCGAGTTGTTGTTGCCGCGAGCCCTCCTACAGAAGATGCTGTCATTGCCACAGAACCACTAACAAAAGAGGATCTTATCGGATACCTTGCCTCTGGTTGCAAACCTAAGGAAAATTGGAG AATAGGTACAGAACACGAGAAGTTTGGTTTTGAGATTGGAACTTTACGTCCTATGAAATATGAACAAATTGCAGGGTTGCTTCATGGTATTGCTGAGAGATTTGACTGGGACAGAATAATGGAAGGTGACAACATCATAGGACTTCAACAG GGGAAGCAAAGCATATCATTAGAACCTGGTGGTCAGTTTGAGCTCAGCGGTGCTCCTGTAGAAACTTTGCATCAAACGTGTGCTGAGGTTAATTCACACCTTTATCAG GTGAAAGCTGTGGCAGAGGAAATGGGAATTGGATTCTTAGGAATTGGCTTCCAGCCCAAATGGGGACTTAAAGACATACCTGTTATGCCCAAG GGAAGATATGATATCATGAGGAATTACATGCCTAAAGTTGGCTCGCTAGGACTAGATATGATGTTTAGGACTTGCACCGTTCAG GTTAATCTGGACTTCATTTCTGAAGCTGACATGATAAGAAAATTTCGTGCTGGCCTTGCTTTGCAGCCG ATAGCAACAGCTCTATTTGCAAACTCACCTTTCACCGAAGGAAAACCAAATGGCTATCTCAGCCTAAGAAG CCATATCTGGACTGATACTGACAACAATCGTGCTGGCATGCTTCCATTTGTTTTCAATGACACCTTTGG GTTTGAGCAGTATGTTGATTATGCTCTTGATGTTCCGATGTATTTTGTTTATCGGAAAAAGAAGTATATTGACTGTACTGGAATGTCATTCCGG GACTTTTTGGCAGGAAAACTTCCTTGCATTCCTGGTGAATTGCCAACTCTTAATGACTGGGAAAACCATTTGACAACAATATTTCCTGAG GTCAGGTTGAAGAGATACTTAGAGATGAGGGGTGCTGATGGAGGGCCTTGGAGGAGGTTATGTGCTTTGCCAGCATTTTGG GTAGGGCTGTTATACGATGAAGACTCACTTCAAAGTGTTCTAGACATGACAGCTGACTGGACCTCTGAAGAAAGACAGATGTTAAGGAATAAG gttCCAAAGACAGGTCTAAAGACACCATTTCGGGGTGGACTGTTGAGACATGTTGCCGAAGAAGTTCTAAAGCTGGCTAAg GATGGCTTAGAAAGGAGAGGCTTTAAGGAAGTTGGTTTCTTGAATGCAGTGTCTGATGTGGTTAGCACAG GTGTAACACCAGCAGAAAAGCTTTTGGAACTTTACCATGGAAAGTGGGGGCGGTCT